A single window of Streptomyces aquilus DNA harbors:
- a CDS encoding PP2C family protein-serine/threonine phosphatase produces the protein MPDAGDDPLHQFLADSTNRTVDLTTALARCTKALGLHHSVAYLADIQQRHLVPLTDVTATLPIDDSLAGWTYRTQSLRVEPTESGAMTAWFPLLDGAERLGVLAVYGPLLTAASLNRGKALATLVAMMVTSRRTFKDSYVQRTRTERMQLPSEMLRAFLPPRTIGNARVVSTAVLEPAYEIGGDAFDHALTETALHATVLDAMGHNLASGLTSALALAACRNARRIGAELPQLAQTVDEALAQWLPDQFCTGILAQLDLASGVLRWCNCGHPAPLLIRDHRLMEHALERDADPPLGLPYLLTDRGRTIHEVTLRPGDRVLLYTDGVTEARTHDGELFGLQRFADYVIRATAAGELAPESLRRLIHSILDVETSRLRDDATIMMLEWQPPTQ, from the coding sequence ATTCCCGATGCCGGTGACGACCCGCTGCACCAGTTCCTGGCCGACTCGACCAACCGGACCGTCGACCTCACCACTGCCCTGGCCCGCTGCACCAAGGCCCTCGGGCTGCATCACTCAGTGGCCTACCTCGCGGACATCCAGCAGCGTCACCTGGTCCCGCTCACCGACGTGACCGCGACGCTGCCCATCGACGACTCCCTGGCCGGCTGGACGTACCGCACCCAGTCCCTGCGGGTCGAGCCCACGGAGTCCGGCGCGATGACGGCCTGGTTCCCCTTGCTGGACGGCGCCGAACGCCTGGGCGTCCTTGCCGTCTACGGCCCCTTGCTCACCGCCGCCTCCCTGAACCGTGGCAAGGCCCTGGCCACGCTCGTGGCGATGATGGTCACCTCCCGGCGCACCTTCAAGGACTCCTACGTCCAGCGCACCCGCACCGAACGCATGCAGCTGCCCTCCGAGATGCTGCGCGCTTTCCTGCCGCCCCGGACGATCGGCAATGCGCGTGTGGTCTCCACGGCCGTCCTCGAACCCGCCTACGAGATCGGCGGCGACGCCTTCGACCACGCTCTGACCGAGACGGCCCTGCACGCCACCGTCCTCGACGCCATGGGACACAACCTCGCCTCCGGCCTGACCAGCGCCCTTGCCCTGGCGGCCTGCCGCAACGCGCGCCGGATCGGAGCCGAACTGCCGCAACTGGCGCAGACGGTGGACGAGGCCCTGGCCCAATGGCTGCCCGATCAGTTCTGCACCGGCATCCTCGCCCAACTGGATCTGGCCTCGGGCGTTCTGCGGTGGTGCAACTGTGGACATCCCGCGCCCCTGCTCATCCGGGACCACCGGCTGATGGAGCACGCCCTGGAAAGGGACGCCGACCCTCCGCTGGGACTGCCGTACCTGCTGACCGACCGCGGCCGCACGATCCACGAGGTGACCCTGCGCCCGGGCGACCGGGTACTGCTCTACACCGACGGTGTCACCGAGGCCCGCACCCATGACGGGGAGTTGTTCGGGCTCCAGCGGTTCGCCGACTACGTCATCCGCGCGACCGCCGCGGGGGAGCTGGCCCCGGAGAGCCTGCGGCGGCTGATCCACTCCATCCTGGACGTGGAGACCAGCAGGCTCCGTGACGACGCGACCATCATGATGCTCGAGTGGCAGCCGCCTACGCAGTGA
- a CDS encoding XRE family transcriptional regulator has translation MAIVVADRTLSLEVIAALRYWPDVIWGGQKHPPDPVDVTVLLPFFNGVLQEFAWWNRDWKVREVEPGLPLEIDTGHQGGPARFTEVSVPGTVGSSGGESLPFVAKVGFAGDQLIRFQAKIGDVVLGPSVAPAGQLEPHPFATVLTGLMDLRGIPVKVMARETARSMSTIHLLRSGRHNPEPLLVEEIARVLGMSEADVRVIAGLDDDRRR, from the coding sequence GTGGCCATCGTGGTTGCGGATCGCACGCTGTCGCTAGAGGTGATTGCGGCGCTGAGGTACTGGCCCGATGTCATCTGGGGTGGTCAGAAGCACCCTCCGGATCCGGTGGATGTCACGGTCCTGCTGCCCTTCTTCAACGGGGTGTTGCAGGAGTTTGCCTGGTGGAACCGTGACTGGAAGGTCCGCGAGGTCGAGCCGGGTCTTCCCCTGGAGATCGACACCGGTCACCAGGGTGGGCCTGCACGGTTCACCGAGGTGTCCGTGCCGGGCACGGTGGGCTCCAGCGGTGGCGAGAGCCTGCCTTTCGTCGCGAAGGTCGGGTTCGCCGGCGACCAGCTGATCCGGTTCCAGGCCAAGATCGGCGATGTGGTCCTCGGTCCGTCCGTTGCTCCTGCGGGGCAGCTGGAGCCGCATCCGTTCGCAACGGTACTCACCGGGTTGATGGACCTGCGCGGGATTCCGGTCAAGGTGATGGCCAGGGAGACGGCACGGTCGATGTCCACGATCCATCTGCTGCGCAGCGGCAGGCATAACCCGGAGCCGCTTCTTGTCGAGGAGATCGCCAGGGTTCTGGGCATGTCCGAGGCGGACGTCAGAGTGATCGCTGGACTCGACGACGATAGGAGGCGCTAG
- a CDS encoding L,D-transpeptidase: protein MGRRKGSIWVAFVTGVTLVGASACGGGGSDKASGDDAKASGKPSASTSPSPTKPAGPPMLLETITPQTGTTVGVAMPISVIFTDPVAAKARATVEKHMKVSASQPVAGAWHWMGDKRADWRPKTYWPSGTTVKIDADMTGVSNGNGRYGVHGYTHTFKIGDDVRADVSVTGHTMKVTRNGAPVRTLSINAGSAEYPTWDGTMAVIDKQEKVHMTSCSVGISCDKGSPNYYDLTLPWDIHLTQSGTYVHYSTGDPNPGSGSARGSHGCVHLSLPDAKWFYDQVKQGDPVTVTGSPRGKAPADNGYADFNLGWDQWLDGSATGEQTTTTL from the coding sequence GTGGGACGGCGCAAGGGCAGCATATGGGTCGCATTCGTCACGGGTGTGACGCTGGTGGGCGCGAGCGCCTGCGGTGGGGGCGGCAGTGACAAGGCGAGCGGCGACGACGCAAAGGCGTCGGGAAAGCCGAGTGCGAGCACTTCCCCGTCACCCACGAAGCCTGCGGGCCCGCCGATGCTGCTGGAGACCATCACCCCGCAGACGGGAACGACGGTCGGTGTGGCCATGCCCATCTCGGTGATCTTCACGGACCCTGTGGCGGCCAAGGCGCGGGCCACAGTCGAGAAGCACATGAAGGTGAGCGCCTCACAGCCGGTGGCCGGCGCCTGGCACTGGATGGGCGACAAGCGCGCCGACTGGCGCCCGAAGACCTACTGGCCCTCCGGCACGACGGTGAAGATCGACGCCGACATGACGGGCGTCAGCAACGGCAACGGACGCTATGGCGTACACGGTTACACGCACACGTTCAAGATTGGTGACGACGTGCGCGCGGACGTCTCGGTCACCGGCCACACCATGAAGGTCACCCGCAACGGCGCTCCGGTGCGCACCCTGTCCATCAACGCGGGCAGCGCCGAGTACCCGACGTGGGACGGCACGATGGCCGTCATCGACAAGCAGGAAAAGGTCCACATGACCTCCTGCAGTGTCGGGATCAGCTGTGACAAGGGCAGCCCGAACTACTACGACCTGACCCTGCCCTGGGACATCCACCTCACCCAGTCCGGCACCTACGTCCACTACTCGACCGGCGACCCCAACCCGGGCAGCGGCAGCGCCCGCGGCTCGCACGGCTGCGTGCACCTGTCCCTGCCGGACGCCAAGTGGTTCTACGACCAGGTCAAGCAGGGCGACCCCGTCACCGTCACCGGCTCGCCCCGCGGCAAGGCACCGGCCGACAACGGCTACGCCGATTTCAACCTGGGATGGGACCAGTGGCTTGACGGCAGCGCAACCGGTGAGCAGACGACCACCACGCTCTGA
- a CDS encoding arabinofuranosidase catalytic domain-containing protein → MGTTGTRRHALFGRGGVQGPLAAVRRRGRPGNEVGQASVPSWERSRSSRPKTIARAAAAALLAVGALAGVNAGTARAATSGPCDLYAAGGTPCVAAHSTTRALYASYNGPLYQVRRASDNTTRDVGVLSAGGYADAAAQDSFCAGTTCLISVIYDQSGRANHLTQAPGGGAAGGPDNLANATAAPTMVGGHKAYGVFVAPGTGYRNNHTNGIATGDNPEGMYAIFDGTHYNGGCCFDYGNAETDSNDDGNGTMEAIYFGNIKVWGYGSGNGPWIMADLENGLFSGVNQHYNANDPTINYRYTTAIVKGGPNHWAIRGGNAQSGGLSTFYDGVRPNVAGYNPMRKQGAIILGIGGDNSKGAQGTFYEGVMTSGYPSDATENAVQANITAAGYSNTTGGTGTGALHAVGAGKCLDVPNSSTAAGTQLQIWDCNGGANQSWTRTSSDQLTVFSGSSQLCLDAYNNQTTAGTKVVTWPCNGGANQQWRLNSDGTITGTQSGLCLDVTGASTANGALAELWTCHGGSNQRWNLS, encoded by the coding sequence ATGGGAACAACAGGTACGAGACGCCACGCGCTGTTCGGGCGCGGGGGCGTCCAAGGGCCGCTCGCCGCGGTACGGCGGCGCGGAAGGCCGGGAAACGAGGTGGGGCAGGCATCTGTGCCATCGTGGGAGCGCTCCCGCAGCTCTCGGCCGAAAACAATCGCCCGGGCGGCGGCCGCGGCCCTGCTCGCCGTCGGCGCACTGGCCGGCGTCAACGCCGGGACGGCCCGGGCCGCCACGTCCGGACCCTGCGATCTCTACGCGGCAGGAGGGACGCCCTGTGTGGCGGCCCACAGCACGACGAGGGCGCTGTACGCCTCGTACAACGGGCCGCTCTACCAGGTCCGGCGTGCCTCGGACAACACCACCCGCGACGTCGGCGTCCTGAGCGCGGGCGGCTATGCCGACGCCGCCGCGCAGGACTCGTTCTGCGCGGGGACGACCTGCCTGATCTCGGTCATCTACGACCAGTCAGGTCGCGCCAACCACCTCACCCAGGCGCCCGGCGGCGGTGCCGCGGGTGGTCCCGACAATCTCGCGAACGCGACGGCCGCGCCCACCATGGTGGGCGGTCACAAGGCCTACGGCGTCTTCGTGGCACCCGGGACGGGATACCGCAACAACCACACCAACGGCATCGCGACCGGGGACAACCCCGAGGGCATGTACGCGATCTTCGACGGCACGCACTACAACGGCGGCTGCTGCTTCGACTACGGCAATGCCGAGACGGACAGCAACGACGACGGCAACGGCACCATGGAGGCCATCTACTTCGGCAACATCAAGGTCTGGGGCTACGGCTCGGGCAACGGCCCCTGGATCATGGCCGATCTGGAGAACGGCCTGTTCTCCGGGGTGAACCAGCACTACAACGCGAACGACCCGACCATCAACTACCGGTACACGACCGCCATCGTCAAAGGCGGCCCGAACCACTGGGCGATCCGTGGTGGCAACGCACAGTCGGGCGGCCTGTCCACGTTCTACGACGGCGTGCGCCCCAACGTCGCGGGCTACAACCCTATGCGCAAGCAGGGCGCCATCATCCTGGGCATCGGCGGTGACAACAGCAAGGGCGCCCAAGGCACCTTCTACGAGGGCGTGATGACCTCCGGCTACCCGTCGGACGCCACCGAGAACGCGGTCCAGGCCAACATCACAGCGGCCGGCTACAGCAACACGACCGGCGGGACAGGTACCGGCGCGCTGCACGCGGTGGGCGCGGGCAAGTGCCTGGACGTGCCGAACTCGTCCACCGCGGCCGGCACGCAGCTGCAGATCTGGGACTGCAACGGCGGCGCCAACCAGAGCTGGACCCGCACCTCTTCCGACCAGTTGACGGTATTCAGCGGCAGCAGCCAGCTGTGCCTGGACGCGTACAACAACCAGACCACCGCCGGAACCAAGGTGGTGACCTGGCCCTGCAACGGCGGCGCCAACCAGCAGTGGCGGCTGAACTCCGACGGCACGATCACCGGCACCCAGTCCGGACTCTGTCTCGACGTCACCGGTGCCTCCACAGCCAACGGCGCCCTGGCCGAACTGTGGACCTGCCACGGCGGCTCCAACCAGCGATGGAACCTCAGCTGA
- a CDS encoding RICIN domain-containing protein: MSGAGALRGLWAAPVALFALLAGSLPMAGAAFAVPAGRQAAAADLYVAPDAAPGGNGTAGQPFATIDQARQPAHRLSADSDVVVHLAGGTYRQSKPLAFGSGDGGQNGHTITYQAMSGQQPVVSGAQQISGWQVHDQNSNIWSVHVGSGVNTRQLYVNGKQAPRAAIQVPRSAFTFTQTGLTVTESSLDYLAGLSDQNHMEVESVNSFTDRYAPVQSISGRTITMQQPAWNNNSWGYDTINAPFAGGTMYLENNYAFLKQAGQWYLDSSTGDLYYRAQPGQNPNSLDVELPRLQSLLGISGSYGSPVTGLGFAGIRFTGTSWLGPSGPDGYADQQSGAHITGAYAMPANWLSTCKSGCTQFEATRNHWEQMPAAVQVSAATNITFSGNTFSELGQAGLGVGNDGVATASGTGLGANGVTITGNTFTDLAGSGIQVGGIQPDAHHPANPQMTNQNITISNNKVSGVGTDYKETAGILSTYVTNATITHNQCDHLPYDGIDIGWGWGMNDPGGSQDYVNRGTYNYQPIYSTPTTLKNNTVSHNLVFDTKNAMFDGGSIYSLSAAPGSVISDNYMHDNNRTTALYLDEGSRYLKVSGNVVQDAGNWALTNANANNHTDDNTFSGNWYNGGNTYVATGPPHNNVLTGNVQVSGTNWPQGARDVIQQAGVQSWGGGGFPTGSHQLVIASDSLCLDVYGNSTSAGAAIDQWTCNGQGNQQFEFVPVSGGYGQLRAQHSGQVVAVAGGSTTAGTPNIVQQAASGASSALWLPVQQSDGSYSFKNQNSGLCLDVYGGGSNLGQQLDQWPCKNAPGTNQDFTPR, encoded by the coding sequence ATGTCAGGAGCCGGAGCGCTCCGCGGCCTCTGGGCCGCCCCCGTAGCTCTGTTCGCCCTACTCGCCGGGAGCCTGCCCATGGCCGGGGCCGCGTTCGCCGTACCAGCCGGGCGCCAGGCGGCGGCCGCCGATCTGTACGTGGCCCCGGATGCGGCGCCCGGCGGGAACGGCACGGCCGGGCAGCCGTTCGCGACGATCGACCAGGCGCGGCAGCCCGCGCACCGCCTCTCGGCCGATTCCGACGTCGTGGTCCACCTGGCCGGCGGTACCTACCGGCAGTCCAAGCCCCTGGCCTTCGGCTCCGGTGACGGCGGCCAGAACGGCCACACGATCACCTACCAGGCCATGTCCGGGCAGCAGCCGGTCGTGAGCGGTGCCCAGCAGATATCTGGTTGGCAGGTGCATGATCAGAACAGCAACATCTGGTCGGTCCACGTCGGCAGCGGTGTGAACACACGTCAGCTGTACGTGAACGGCAAGCAGGCACCGCGCGCGGCGATCCAGGTGCCCCGCTCCGCCTTCACCTTCACCCAGACCGGTCTGACCGTCACCGAATCCTCCCTCGACTACCTGGCCGGCCTCTCGGACCAGAACCACATGGAAGTCGAGAGCGTCAACTCCTTCACCGACCGCTACGCGCCCGTCCAGTCGATCAGCGGCAGAACGATCACCATGCAGCAGCCCGCGTGGAACAACAACTCCTGGGGCTACGACACCATCAACGCGCCGTTCGCCGGCGGCACCATGTACCTGGAGAACAACTACGCGTTCCTCAAGCAGGCCGGGCAGTGGTACCTCGACTCGTCCACCGGCGACCTGTACTACCGGGCCCAGCCTGGACAGAACCCGAACAGCCTCGACGTCGAACTGCCTCGGCTGCAAAGCCTGTTGGGCATCAGCGGCAGCTACGGCTCACCCGTGACCGGCCTCGGATTCGCCGGCATACGGTTCACCGGGACCTCCTGGCTCGGCCCGAGCGGACCCGACGGGTACGCGGACCAGCAGAGCGGCGCGCACATCACCGGCGCCTACGCGATGCCGGCGAACTGGCTGAGCACCTGCAAGTCGGGCTGCACTCAGTTCGAGGCCACCCGCAACCACTGGGAGCAGATGCCCGCGGCCGTCCAGGTCTCCGCCGCCACCAACATCACCTTCTCCGGCAACACGTTCTCCGAACTCGGACAGGCCGGACTGGGCGTGGGCAACGACGGCGTCGCCACCGCCTCCGGCACCGGACTCGGCGCGAACGGGGTCACCATCACCGGCAACACCTTCACCGACCTCGCCGGCAGCGGCATCCAGGTCGGCGGGATCCAGCCGGACGCGCACCACCCCGCCAACCCGCAGATGACCAACCAGAACATCACCATCAGCAACAACAAGGTCAGCGGGGTGGGCACCGACTACAAGGAGACCGCGGGAATCCTGTCCACCTACGTCACCAACGCGACGATCACCCACAACCAGTGCGACCACCTGCCCTACGACGGGATCGACATCGGCTGGGGCTGGGGGATGAACGACCCGGGCGGCAGCCAGGACTACGTCAACCGAGGCACGTACAACTACCAGCCGATCTACAGCACTCCCACCACGCTGAAGAACAACACCGTCTCCCACAACCTGGTCTTCGACACCAAGAACGCGATGTTCGACGGCGGCAGCATCTACAGCCTGTCCGCGGCCCCCGGCTCGGTGATCTCCGACAACTACATGCACGACAACAACCGCACCACCGCGCTCTACCTCGACGAGGGTTCCCGGTACCTGAAGGTGTCCGGCAACGTGGTGCAGGACGCGGGCAACTGGGCGCTCACCAACGCCAACGCGAACAACCACACCGACGACAACACGTTCTCCGGCAACTGGTACAACGGCGGCAACACATACGTGGCCACCGGCCCTCCGCACAACAACGTCCTCACCGGCAACGTCCAGGTCAGCGGCACCAACTGGCCCCAGGGCGCCCGAGACGTCATCCAGCAGGCGGGCGTCCAGTCCTGGGGCGGTGGCGGCTTCCCCACGGGCTCCCACCAGTTGGTGATCGCCAGCGACAGCCTGTGCCTCGACGTGTACGGCAACTCCACCAGCGCCGGTGCCGCGATCGACCAGTGGACCTGCAACGGACAGGGCAACCAGCAGTTCGAGTTCGTGCCGGTCTCGGGCGGCTACGGGCAACTGCGCGCGCAGCACTCCGGACAGGTCGTGGCGGTGGCCGGCGGCTCCACGACCGCCGGTACACCGAACATCGTGCAGCAGGCCGCGAGCGGAGCGTCGAGCGCTCTGTGGCTGCCGGTGCAGCAGTCCGACGGCTCGTATTCCTTCAAGAACCAGAACAGCGGTCTGTGCCTGGACGTCTACGGAGGCGGCAGCAACCTGGGCCAGCAACTGGACCAGTGGCCGTGCAAGAACGCCCCCGGCACCAACCAGGACTTCACCCCCCGCTGA
- a CDS encoding SGNH/GDSL hydrolase family protein: MKKYWAPLATALAATLGVGAAWPAVATAAETPPSAPQAAAAATPLRVMPLGDSITWGVGSPSGNSYRSFLANKLTAEGHTLDFVGSGRNGTMSDPDNEGHSGWRIDQIAGIADSVLARYRPNVITLEIGTNDLNGNYQIPTAADRLRALIDQITRAAPDATVLVGTVIISTSGTEEANRPAFNAKLPGIVQAEQAAGKHVRLVDMSALTAADLSDALHPNDNGFAKMADAFNAGIQAADAAGWIKPPDSAAGQVRSGIAGKCLGVSGGSSANGTAAEIRTCDGSAAQTWSARSDGTLRALGKCLDVTGRGTANGTKIEIWDCNGGTNQQWQTYNGGYRNPVSGRCLDDPNASTTDGTQLVLWDCNGGTNQQWTALPVS; encoded by the coding sequence ATGAAGAAGTACTGGGCACCCTTGGCCACGGCGCTGGCGGCCACCCTCGGCGTGGGCGCCGCATGGCCCGCCGTGGCCACCGCCGCCGAGACGCCGCCCTCCGCACCACAGGCCGCTGCCGCGGCCACGCCCCTGCGGGTGATGCCGTTGGGCGACTCGATCACCTGGGGCGTCGGCAGCCCGTCCGGGAACAGCTACCGCAGCTTCCTGGCGAACAAGCTGACGGCCGAGGGACACACCCTGGACTTCGTCGGCTCGGGGCGCAACGGCACCATGTCCGACCCGGACAACGAAGGCCACTCCGGCTGGCGGATCGACCAGATCGCCGGCATCGCGGACTCCGTGCTGGCCCGCTACCGCCCCAACGTGATCACCCTGGAGATCGGCACCAACGACCTGAACGGCAACTACCAGATCCCGACCGCGGCCGACCGGCTCCGCGCGCTCATCGACCAGATCACCAGGGCCGCACCCGACGCGACCGTCCTCGTCGGCACCGTGATCATCTCCACCAGCGGCACCGAGGAGGCCAACCGGCCCGCGTTCAACGCCAAGTTGCCCGGGATCGTCCAGGCCGAGCAGGCGGCCGGCAAGCACGTCCGGCTGGTGGACATGAGCGCCCTGACCGCCGCCGACCTGTCCGACGCCCTGCACCCCAACGACAACGGCTTCGCCAAGATGGCGGACGCCTTCAACGCGGGGATCCAGGCCGCGGACGCGGCAGGCTGGATCAAGCCGCCGGACTCCGCGGCCGGGCAGGTGCGCTCCGGGATCGCGGGCAAGTGCCTGGGAGTGAGCGGCGGCAGCAGCGCCAACGGGACCGCCGCGGAGATCCGCACCTGTGACGGCTCCGCCGCGCAGACATGGTCCGCGCGCTCCGACGGCACCCTGCGGGCGCTCGGGAAATGCCTCGACGTCACCGGCCGGGGCACCGCCAACGGCACCAAGATCGAGATCTGGGACTGCAACGGCGGAACCAACCAGCAATGGCAGACGTACAACGGCGGCTACCGCAACCCGGTCTCCGGCCGCTGCCTCGACGACCCCAACGCGTCCACCACCGACGGTACGCAACTGGTCCTGTGGGACTGCAACGGCGGCACGAACCAGCAGTGGACCGCCCTGCCCGTGTCCTGA
- a CDS encoding arabinofuranosidase catalytic domain-containing protein: MALLAMMTATSQTWSAPAATPAPLVSSASGRCLDVKGNVDTPGTALDIQDCDNQPNQAFEFTSAGELRTMNGTRCVDAYDNRTAPGTPVIIWSCNGQSNQAWRQNPDGSITGVQSGLCLDVNGAGTANGTAVILWTCNGQSNQKWTTSTPPPAPGGPGPCDLYSTGGTPCVAAHSTVRALYGSYSGSLYQVRRASDNATRNIGVRAAGGFADAAAQDSFCGGTSCVITVVYDQSGRGNDLWYQGSAQVPGSSQSSPAKATSESLTAGGTKAYSLYINPGNSYWRDGHLTGVPTGSAPEGAYMVTSGTHVNNGCCFDYGNSETTRKADAAGAMDAINFGTQCWFGGCSGSGPWVQADLEWGLYSGGSQSWNTNQRAFPVKFVTAMLKNNGTSRFALKGGNAQSGSLTTLWDGALPSGYSPMKKQGAIVLGSGGDCCKPGGGANLSAGTFYEGAIVAGYPSDATDNAVQANIIAAGYR, translated from the coding sequence ATGGCGCTGCTGGCCATGATGACAGCGACCTCGCAGACATGGTCCGCCCCGGCGGCGACGCCGGCGCCCTTGGTGAGTTCGGCCTCGGGCCGATGTCTGGACGTCAAGGGCAACGTCGACACGCCGGGAACGGCGCTGGACATCCAGGACTGCGACAACCAGCCGAACCAGGCGTTCGAGTTCACCTCGGCGGGCGAGCTGAGGACGATGAACGGCACCCGGTGCGTGGACGCCTACGACAACCGGACCGCGCCGGGAACCCCGGTGATCATCTGGTCGTGCAACGGTCAGTCGAACCAGGCGTGGCGGCAGAACCCCGACGGATCCATCACCGGTGTCCAGTCCGGCCTGTGCCTTGACGTCAACGGGGCGGGCACGGCCAACGGCACCGCGGTCATCCTGTGGACCTGCAACGGCCAGAGCAACCAGAAGTGGACCACGTCGACACCTCCGCCCGCTCCCGGCGGGCCGGGCCCGTGCGACCTCTACTCCACCGGCGGCACTCCCTGCGTGGCCGCGCACAGCACCGTACGGGCGCTCTACGGGTCGTACAGCGGCAGCCTCTACCAGGTCAGGCGTGCCTCGGACAACGCGACCAGGAACATCGGGGTACGGGCGGCCGGAGGCTTCGCCGACGCGGCGGCGCAGGACTCGTTCTGCGGGGGCACCTCCTGTGTGATCACGGTCGTCTACGACCAGTCCGGGCGCGGCAACGACCTGTGGTACCAGGGATCGGCCCAGGTCCCGGGTTCGAGTCAGAGCAGTCCCGCGAAGGCGACCTCGGAGTCGCTGACCGCTGGGGGCACCAAGGCGTACTCGCTGTACATCAATCCAGGCAACAGCTACTGGCGGGACGGCCATCTCACGGGAGTACCGACCGGCAGCGCGCCCGAGGGGGCGTACATGGTGACCAGCGGCACCCACGTCAACAACGGCTGCTGCTTCGACTACGGCAACAGCGAGACGACACGGAAGGCCGACGCCGCCGGCGCGATGGACGCCATCAACTTCGGCACCCAGTGCTGGTTCGGCGGCTGCTCGGGAAGCGGTCCCTGGGTCCAGGCCGACCTGGAATGGGGCCTCTACTCCGGAGGCAGCCAGTCCTGGAACACCAACCAGCGCGCGTTCCCCGTCAAGTTCGTCACCGCGATGCTGAAGAACAACGGCACGTCGAGGTTCGCCCTCAAGGGCGGCAACGCGCAGTCCGGCAGCCTGACCACCCTGTGGGACGGCGCGCTGCCCAGCGGATACAGCCCGATGAAGAAGCAGGGCGCCATCGTCCTCGGCAGCGGCGGTGACTGCTGCAAACCCGGCGGCGGCGCCAACCTGAGCGCCGGCACCTTCTACGAGGGGGCCATCGTCGCCGGCTACCCGTCCGACGCGACCGACAACGCGGTGCAGGCCAACATCATCGCGGCCGGATACCGCTGA